A single window of Lynx canadensis isolate LIC74 chromosome C2, mLynCan4.pri.v2, whole genome shotgun sequence DNA harbors:
- the LOC115523825 gene encoding LOW QUALITY PROTEIN: profilin-1-like (The sequence of the model RefSeq protein was modified relative to this genomic sequence to represent the inferred CDS: inserted 1 base in 1 codon; deleted 1 base in 1 codon), giving the protein MCETKFLDDMATGQSRALRLPRPPPPPAGAPQPSESPARVAPAAAPRWVNTHIHDLTAGGTSQDKAIVGYEESPSVWATVPGKPTSVNIMPAETGVPVGQDQSGFSVNRLTPGSQKCSFNLDSLLQDRGFTVGFHTRSTCTTPXFNITVTVTSKTPIQLRGKGVQGGAMDKKCYEMASHPSAFPVLTSSVRLLAPPLPTAFSPLSFPYTGTVFIWGAITPHELGAGAGWTDTSPYPYPSSVW; this is encoded by the exons ATGTGTGAGACCAAGTTTTTGGATGACATGGCCACAG GGCAGTCCCGAGCTctccgcctcccccgccccccccccccgccggccggAGCCCCCCAGCCCAGCGAGAGCCCCGCCCGGGTGGCCCCAGCAGCAGCACCAAGGTGGGTGAACACCCACATCCATGACCTCACCGCAGGCGGCACCAGTCAGGACAAGGCCATCGTGGGCTATGAGGAGTCGCCCTCGGTCTGGGCCACCGTCCCGGGAAAACCA ACATCTGTCAACATCATGCCAGCTGAGACTGGTGTCCCGGTTGGCCAGGACCAGTCAGGTTTTTCCGTGAATAGGCTGACACCCGGGAGCCAGAAATGTTCTTTTAATCTGGACTCGCTGCTGCAGGACAGGGGATTTACCGTGGGTTTTCATACCAGGAGCACCTGCACAACTC CTTTCAACATCACTGTCACCGTGACTTCCAAGACGCCCATCCAGCTGAGAGGCAAGGGTGTCCAGGGTGGTGCGATGGACAAGAAATGTTACGAAATGGCCTCCCACCCGTCAGCGTTCCCGGTACTGACCTCGTCTGTCCGTCTCCTTGCCCCACCTCTCCCTACTGCTTTTTCACCCCTCTCCTTCCCATACACAGGCACCGTTTTTATTTGGGGGGCCATTACCCCACatgagctgggggctggggctggatggACGGACACCTCCCCCTACCCATACCCCTCCTCCGTGTG